The Aspergillus luchuensis IFO 4308 DNA, chromosome 7, nearly complete sequence genome has a segment encoding these proteins:
- a CDS encoding putative NAD binding Rossmann fold oxidoreductase (COG:S;~EggNog:ENOG410PJJ0;~InterPro:IPR004104,IPR000683,IPR036291;~PFAM:PF02894,PF01408;~go_function: GO:0016491 - oxidoreductase activity [Evidence IEA]), with amino-acid sequence MASKTWNVGIVGYGFSAKTFHIPFIQEVPQFKITAVVQRTPKPDDDAEKDHPGIKSYRTTEEMVKDEGVQVVVITTAPDSHYALAKLALENGKHIVCEKPFTPTTQEADELVALAKKQNKLLAVYQNRRWDADFVTLSKLVKNGSLGRVVEFETHFDRHRPQEPSPDVSKWKNKVIPGGSAIYDLGAHLLDQAVHLLGKPERVTGFIGSQREVNTSGFEDSFTVLLHYPKGVLVTAKAGVVSPEEEQLRFWVRGEKGSFKKVR; translated from the exons ATGGCTTCAAAGACCTGGAACGTCGGAATCGTGGGTTATGGCTTCAGTGCCAAGACCTTCCACATTCCTTTCATCCAGGAAGTGCCTCAATTCAAGATCACCGCTGTTGTGCAGCGCACCCCCAAGCCCGATGACGATGCCGAGAAGGACCACCCCGGAATCAAGTCCTACAGGACCACCGAGGAAatggtcaaggatgaggGTGTCCAAGTGGTGGTTATCACCACTGCTCCCGATTCGCATTACGCCTTGGCCAAGCTGGCCCTCGAAAATGGAAAGCACA TTGTCTGTGAGAAGCCCTTCACCCCCACCACTCAGGAGGCCGATGAACTGGTTGCTCtggccaagaagcagaacaagcTCCTGGCCGTGTACCAAA ATCGCCGGTGGGATGCCGATTTCGTGACCCTGTCGAAGCTCGTGAAGAATGGCTCTCTTGGCCGTGTGGTGGAATTCGAGACTCACTTCGACCGTCATCGCCCTCAGGAGCCCTCCCCCGACGTTTCTAAGTGGAAGAACAAGGTCATCCCCGGTGGTAGCGCCATCTATGACCTGGGCGCCCACCTCTTGGACCAGGCCGTGCACCTGCTTGGCAAGCCGGAGCGCGTGACTGGATTCATTGGTTCCCAACGCGAGGTCAACACTTCTGGTTTCGAGGACTCTTTCACTGTTCTGCTCCACTACCCCAAGGGTGTGCTTGTCACGGCAAAGGCCGGTGTTGTCAGCCCGGAAGAGGAGCAACTGCGCTTCTGGGTTCGGGGTGAGAAGGGTAGCTTCAAGAAGGTGAGATAA
- a CDS encoding uncharacterized protein (COG:S;~EggNog:ENOG410PFNR;~TransMembrane:4 (i16-36o48-66i78-104o158-181i)): MRIARPSFNPGRTKNLIHGFQGFIIFLAWALTIAVFTKGGGIDGRSAWYFALCWFSIPGLIYLVAVPMWPRARRFGNVYAFATVDCLYAILWFSAWVCVASYVAEGKSKGSSDSSSDSSSSSSSSSSSSSRRDTSSSSSSSKSGCDNWAYGSASKCKVSTATVILGVVVFLLFCVTAFMSFRNVSHFRRTGTLPDAVSDPTFAAQTKAAFSSNPAHDFEEEEDDFRSRAGIGSSVRGDRDEDYALLQQSEVDEFGNSHAARSALSGTYDPTVSGGSVLHDYNTSYGGAHGQHYGGASEFGSSVSGYGR, encoded by the exons atGAGAATCGCACGGCCTTCTTTCAACCCCGGGAGGACGAAAAACCTCATCCATGGTTTCCAGGggttcatcatcttcctggcgTGGGCCCTGACCATCGCTGTTTTCACAAAGGGAGGTGGCATTGATGGGCGTTCCGCCTGGTACTTTGCTTTG TGCTGGTTCAGTATCCCCGGCCTGATCTACCTCGTGGCCGTGCCCATGTGGCCCCGCGCGCGACGCTTCGGTAACGTTTATGCCTTCGCAACCGTCGACTGCCTGTACGCCATTCTGTGGTTCTCTGCCTGGGTCTGTGTGGCTAGCTATGTGGCGGAGGGTAAGAGTAAGGGAAGTTCGGACTCTAGTTCcgactccagctccagctccagcagtAGCTCGAGTTCGTCGAGCAGAAGGGATACTagcagcagctccagcagcagcaaaagcgGATGCGATAACTGGGCCTACGGAAGCGCCAGTAAATGCAAGGTCAGCACAGCTACTGTAATTCTGGGGGTGGTTGTCTT CCTGCTTTTCTGCGTCACTGCCTTCATGTCCTTCCGCAATGTCTCGCATTTCCGCCGCACCGGAACCTTGCCCGACGCCGTCTCCGATCCCACCTTTGCCGCACAGACGAAGGCTGCCTTTTCCTCCAACCCCGCCCATGAtttcgaggaggaagaagacgacttCCGCTCCCGTGCTGGTATCGGCTCCTCTGTCCGTGGCGACAGGGACGAGGACTACgctctgctgcagcagagcGAGGTGGACGAGTTTGGAAACTCGCATGCAGCACGCTCGGCGCTGTCGGGCACATACGACCCGACGGTCTCTGGTGGAAGCGTGCTCCACGACTACAACACCAGCTATGGCGGTGCGCACGGCCAACATTACGGAGGAGCGTCCGAATTCGGATCCAGTGTAAGCGGCTATGGGCGCTGA
- a CDS encoding HPP family protein (COG:T;~EggNog:ENOG410PMXU;~InterPro:IPR007065;~PFAM:PF04982;~TransMembrane:4 (i59-80o92-111i123-141o189-211i)), with amino-acid sequence MSAQKSQSGSLLQRIDFSRLHVDIDAFLNPYLPPPPWRHLPRPISRFFGYRKTLAPKPLGNLVIAFWSMIGVFCGVLVVAEVSEHVPSFQAHHAPIIVASFGAAAVLEFSAIESPFAQPRNAVLSQIIASFVGVVIGKLFALNENAHSMPQVGGALACAITTAIMTITNTVHPPAGATALLAVTQSYDVGWYLIPIMLLGCVLMQAVALLINNIQRRFPIYWWTPQSLERPKPDDTESAREAKEGSVASVQSHDTFPGVPTHIVIEKGSVMLPDNITVTEQEMVVLKRISERL; translated from the exons ATGAGTGCGCAGAAATCTCAGTCAGGGTCTCTGCTCCAGCGCATCGACTTCTCTCGACTACATGTGGACATCGATGCCTTCCTCAATCCATATCTGCCGCCTCCACCATGGCGCCATCTGCCCCGGCCGATCTCTCGGTTCTTCGGGTACAGGAAGACTCTCGCTCCAAAACCCCTGGGGAATCTTGTGATCGCCTTCTGGTCTATGATCGGGGTCTTCTGTGGTGTGCTCGTAGTAGCGGAGGTGTCTGAGCATGTTCCATCATTCCAAGCTCACCATGCCCCAATCATCGTCGCCAGTTTT ggtgctgctgctgtcttgGAATTCTCCGCCATCGAATCGCCCTTTGCCCAACCCCGCAATGCTGTCCTGAGTCAGATTATTGCTAGTTTTGTCGGCGTTGTGATAGGCAAGCTGTTCGCGCTGAACGAAAATGCCCACTCTATGCCGCAAGTCGGCGGCGCTCTGGCGTGTGCCATCACGACGGCCATAATGACAATCACAAATACGGTCCATCCCCCTGCCGGCGCCACCGCCCTCCTTGCCGTCACGCAATCCTACGATGTGGGATGGTACTTAATCCCAATTATGCTGCTTGGCTGTGTGCTTATGCAGGCGGTGGCCTTGTTGATCAACAACATTCAGCGTCGCTTCCCTATCTACTGGTGGACGCCGCAGTCTTTAGAACGACCCAAGCCTGATGATACCGAAAGCGCCCGGGAGGCCAAAGAGGGAAGTGTTGCGTCCGTTCAATCTCACGATACCTTTCCCGGCGTTCCGACCCATATTGTTATTGAAAAGGGGAGTGTCATGTTACCAGACAACATCACGGTTACGGAGCAGGAGATGGTAGTGTTGAAAAGAATCAGCGAACGATTATAG
- a CDS encoding O-methyltransferase (COG:Q;~EggNog:ENOG410PW43;~InterPro:IPR002935,IPR029063;~PFAM:PF13578,PF01596;~go_function: GO:0008171 - O-methyltransferase activity [Evidence IEA]) translates to MGDSATPEAPSNPPPVEPSREEGRELKLLHFIYDQPNRDEIQGNPAKILDLIEEFGKTYHFMNIGRAKGKFIVDIIEEKKPEVMIELGGYVGYSAILFGDAVRRAGGRHYYSLELNPEFAAIANMLLELAGLRDFVTILVGRSDLCLDKLFSSGKVKQVEVMLIDHYKPAYLADLKLCEQLGKIVPGVSVVVADNVLYPGNPPYLEYVRSTVEQKREAAKKGPVQAYDTTGLPQKSYRSFMGADATPRFELTGNPNLVYESKLVKPETTRDAIEVSRCVGIQE, encoded by the exons ATGGGTGATAGTGCTACCCCCGAAGCCCCTTCCAACCCTCCTCCGGTTGAACCTTCC CGTGAGGAAGGTCGGGAGCTGAAGTTGCTTCACTTCATCTATGACCAACCGAACCGTGACGAGATCCAGGGCAACCCTGCCAAGATCCTGGATCTGATCGAAGAGTTCGGGAAAACGTACCACTTCATGAACATTGGTCGGGCCAAGGGCAAGTTCatcgtcgacatcatcgaggaaaagaagcccgAAGTGATGATCGAGCTTGGTGGTTATGTTGGTTATTCGGCCATTCTGTTCGGAGATGCCGTGCGCCGGGCCGGCGGACGACACTACTATAGTCTAGAGCTGAACCCCGAATTCGCGGCCATCGCGAACATGCTGCTTGAACTGGCGGGCTTGCGCGATTTTGTTACGATCCTCGTTGGCCGAAGTGATTTGTGTCTCGACAAGCTTTTCTCGAGCGGCAAAGTCAAGCAGGTGGAAGTGATGCTGATCGACCACTATAAGCCCGCATATCTCGCCGATTTGAAGCTCTGCGAGCAGCTCGGCAAGATCGTGCCCGGGGTTTCAGTTGTGGTGGCGGACAACGTGCTCTACCCCGGCAACCCGCCGTATTTGGAGTATGTCCGCAGCACAGTGGAGCAGAAGCGTGAAGCGGCCAAGAAGGGACCGGTCCAGGCGTATGATACAACCGGCCTGCCACAGAAATCATACAGGTCATTCATGGGTGCGGATGCGACTCCCAGATTTGAGCTGACCGGCAACCCGAACCTGGTGTATGAGAGCAAATTGGTCAAACCCGAGACCACACGA GACGCGATCGAAGTGAGCCGATGTGTGGGAATCCAAGAATGA
- a CDS encoding uncharacterized protein (COG:S;~EggNog:ENOG410PKIT) produces MTVGHPFRLRRALTTKSRSLQTPRCSLLQLQVLVHLFRVAISLALLPLDNTILLAAYAAGYFPFSLTDSNKTGARRRAAALRDSQFKPRTVLVTGIDTPYGLAIARGWYYSGHRVIGAEVVGGDDQSGVACGESMSRVLSGYYRITTGVPGGTTKGYAAQILDVVMKEKVDVWIPCSEETEGEEDAVAKGVVEARTGCKCVTLDRGMVDILSQSSTDREAFLAFLVEKGLPVVERHEVLSRDAVHKILHRSPTKVWNMRRADDREVMLPKRTLSLTYSEVSEIRISRERPWMLQQQTRLGGFYAEMAVVAGKVKATKIYPAEDGDGGWGQSPMDRGLATAIQALMERFASQMGARLTGHLRLKVMVDEEVSDNCLRYVILIDSCSHGASAVKYLILEDDLKSLVDGYLEALTPQTNGVAEGEVNGTANAATASASSKPDITTPPRRRFSLFRSAKKANVKVFGSLGKQVDRALNEGSKLLFFWKNQKFSQLDPLPWWWHAHVYQPLRELEMVVKPKRVKRA; encoded by the coding sequence ATGACAGTCGGCCACCCTTTTCGCCTTCGCCGCGCCCTCACAACCAAATCCCGCTCCCTGCAAACTCCCCGATgctctctcctccaactccaagTCCTAGTGCACTTGTTCCGCGTCGCTATCtccctcgctctcctcccacttgacaacaccatcctcctcgctgCCTACGCCGCAGGctacttccccttctctctgACAGACAGCAACAAGACCGGTGCCCGCCGCCGCGCTGCCGCCCTCCGCGACAGCCAATTCAAGCCACGGACTGTCCTCGTCACAGGTATCGACACTCCGTATGGACTGGCCATCGCGCGCGGGTGGTATTACTCCGGCCATCGGGTGATTGGGGCCGAAGTGGTGGGCGGGGATGACCAGTCGGGCGTGGCGTGCGGGGAGAGTATGTCCCGGGTACTGAGCGGGTATTATCGCATTACCACTGGTGTCCCTGGCGGTACTACGAAAGGCTACGCAGCGCAGATACTAGACGTGGtgatgaaagagaaggtggACGTGTGGATCCCATGCAGCGAGGAGaccgaaggagaagaagatgccgtCGCGAAGGGCGTGGTTGAGGCACGGACGGGGTGTAAGTGCGTCACACTTGATCGGGGGATGGTGGATATACTCTCCCAATCCTCAACGGACCGAGAAGCGTTCCTGGCATTCCTGGTCGAGAAAGGGTTACCCGTTGTGGAGAGACACGAGGTGTTGTCTCGGGATGCGGTGCATAAGATCCTCCATCGGTCGCCGACCAAGGTGTGGAATATGCGGAGAGCGGATGATCGCGAGGTGATGTTGCCGAAACGGACTCTTAGTCTGACCTATTCCGAGGTCAGTGAGATTCGCATCTCCAGGGAGAGGCCGTGGATGTTGCAACAGCAGACGAGATTGGGAGGGTTTTATGCCGAGATGGCGGTCGTTGCCGGGAAGGTCAAGGCAACGAAGATCTACCCCgctgaggatggggatggtggctGGGGCCAGTCACCGATGGACCGCGGGCTCGCAACGGCGATTCAGGCGCTGATGGAGCGGTTTGCGAGCCAGATGGGTGCCCGGTTGACGGGGCATCTACGGttgaaggtgatggtggatgaggaggtgagcGACAATTGTCTGCGGTATGTGATACTCATTGATAGCTGCTCGCATGGCGCGTCGGCGGTCAAGTACCTCATCCTTGAGGATGATCTGAAGTCCTTGGTGGATGGGTATCTGGAGGCATTGACGCCGCAGACAAATGGTGTCGCCGAGGGGGAGGTCAATGGCACGGCGAATGCTGCGACTGCGTCTGCTTCCTCAAAGCCCGATATCACTACGCCTCCGCGCCGACGATTCAGTCTGTTTCGCTCTGCGAAGAAAGCCAATGTGAAGGTGTTTGGATCGCTGGGGAAACAGGTCGATCGTGCTCTTAACGAGGGCAGTAAGCTCCTGTTCTTCTGGAAGAACCAGAAGTTCTCCCAGCTGGATCCATTGCCTTGGTGGTGGCATGCTCATGTTTATCAACCGTTGAGGGAGTTGGAGATGGTTGTGAAGCcgaagagggtgaagagggcgtGA